Proteins encoded together in one Prochlorococcus marinus str. MIT 9211 window:
- the mfd gene encoding transcription-repair coupling factor, with amino-acid sequence MSLEPIIDKLKESSLTSQLIERIQRNNRLILTGGSKTAKTIISTTISKAEKLPLIVIVPTLEETTRWYSILNNFSWDSLYIYPTSENSPYESIPPTTEILWGQLQVLTELCSNDTNNIAIVTTERALQPHLPPKDSFLTSCLSLVKENIFDLDKLAINLTNLGYSKTTTTEEEGQWSRRGDILDIYPVNYESPIRLEFYGDNIDKIKEFDPVSQRSLDEINQVIISPVNFDILIANKLSSFTPEILAKYFDADSIDKLKNNIIPSGIRRYLGLAWTSPSSLIDFIDNSSLIITDEPNQCNSHSTAWTEHVSETYHQLETNLELNDNNLALPPNNLHSTFTTNYDLLNGFYGLDTTDFIDQYNRENIFDISSKQILTYPNQFGRLSEMLKKYQNDKFKIFIYSAQPSRTSSLLNEHDCISVFVENSKDSLRIKTLLDQNTPVALRSSSNFDLEGINFLPWKILLLTDKEFYGQQLVSHSGYVRRRKRSASKSIDHNKLRTGDYVVHRNHGIGKFIKIEKFVISQESRDYLLVQYQDGTLRVAADQLGSLGRYRSSSDKSPRIGKLGGTAWLNAKEKARKSINKVAIDLIRLYAERNKTEGYSFPPDAPWQSELEDAFQYEPTHDQLTAIKDVKNDMEKPKPMDRLVCGDVGYGKTEVAIRALFKAIISGKQAALLAPTTILSQQHWRTLSDRFAPYPIKIALLNRFKTSREKNAIVEELKSGTIDLVVGTHLILSNKVCFKDLGLLVVDEEQRFGVKQKERIKQFKKNIDVLTLTATPIPRTLYMSLSGVREMSLITTPPPLRRAIKTHLIPYEEEAIRSAICQEIDRGGQIFYVVPRIEGITDIATKLSNMIPKIRILIAHGQMDEGELESSMIAFNDWEADLMLCTTIVESGLDIPRVNTILIEDAQQFGLSQLYQLRGRVGRSGVQAHAWLLYPSNTTINDKAKQRLQAIQEFSQLGSGYQLSMRDMEIRGVGNLIGLQQSGQMEAIGFDMYMEMLQECISDLEGHEIPKVDETLIDLPINAFIPGNWIVDNQEKISAYKAATDCHTSGKLIELGLAWSDRYGALPKPVSSLMQVMQIKLVGKSLGFSRIRQIKPNIILETKMKESTFKVLRNGIDKSLHSRILYKKGNSSSEVLLRGLANQPIEKQLDILFEWLSKMKDATTNLEL; translated from the coding sequence ATGTCATTAGAACCAATAATTGACAAATTAAAAGAATCGTCTTTAACTTCTCAATTAATAGAACGGATACAACGAAATAACAGATTAATCTTAACGGGAGGTTCAAAAACTGCTAAAACTATTATATCAACCACAATTTCAAAAGCTGAGAAACTACCACTAATAGTCATTGTTCCAACATTAGAAGAAACAACAAGATGGTATTCAATTCTAAATAATTTCTCTTGGGATTCACTTTATATATATCCAACATCAGAAAATTCCCCATATGAATCTATACCACCGACAACTGAGATATTATGGGGACAATTACAAGTTTTGACTGAGCTTTGCTCTAATGATACTAATAACATCGCCATAGTTACAACAGAAAGAGCTCTTCAACCACATTTACCTCCAAAGGACTCTTTTTTAACATCATGCCTATCTTTAGTTAAGGAAAATATATTTGATCTAGATAAGTTAGCCATTAATTTAACAAACCTTGGATATTCTAAAACAACTACTACCGAAGAGGAAGGTCAATGGAGTCGAAGAGGCGATATCTTGGATATTTATCCGGTCAACTATGAATCTCCAATACGGTTAGAATTTTATGGCGATAATATAGATAAAATAAAGGAATTCGACCCAGTTTCTCAACGTTCTCTTGATGAAATAAATCAGGTAATAATCTCACCGGTCAACTTTGATATATTAATAGCGAATAAGCTATCTTCTTTCACTCCAGAAATTCTGGCTAAATATTTTGACGCCGACTCTATCGATAAGCTTAAAAATAATATAATACCTTCTGGTATAAGACGTTATCTAGGACTAGCCTGGACAAGCCCTTCTTCCCTTATAGATTTTATAGATAATTCATCACTAATTATTACAGATGAACCAAATCAATGTAATTCCCATTCAACAGCCTGGACAGAGCATGTCTCAGAAACCTATCATCAATTAGAAACTAATTTAGAGTTAAATGATAATAATTTAGCTCTTCCTCCAAATAACCTTCATTCTACTTTTACTACTAATTATGACTTGCTAAATGGATTTTATGGCTTAGATACTACAGATTTTATTGATCAATATAATAGAGAGAATATATTTGATATTTCCTCCAAACAAATTCTTACCTATCCAAATCAATTCGGAAGGTTAAGTGAAATGCTCAAGAAATATCAAAATGATAAGTTTAAAATCTTTATTTATTCAGCCCAACCTAGTAGAACTAGCTCTCTGCTAAATGAACACGATTGTATTTCAGTATTCGTAGAAAATTCTAAAGATAGCTTACGCATTAAGACATTACTAGATCAAAATACACCTGTTGCTCTCAGAAGTTCATCAAACTTTGATTTAGAAGGGATTAATTTTCTTCCTTGGAAAATACTTCTACTAACAGATAAGGAATTTTATGGACAACAACTTGTCAGTCATAGTGGTTACGTAAGGAGAAGAAAAAGATCAGCTAGTAAAAGTATTGATCATAATAAATTAAGAACTGGGGACTATGTTGTACATAGAAATCATGGTATAGGTAAATTCATTAAAATAGAAAAATTTGTTATCTCTCAAGAAAGTAGAGATTATTTATTAGTCCAGTATCAAGACGGTACTTTACGTGTAGCCGCAGATCAACTTGGTTCTCTTGGCCGCTATAGATCATCTTCTGACAAATCACCTAGGATTGGAAAGTTAGGAGGTACAGCTTGGCTTAATGCAAAGGAAAAAGCACGAAAATCAATTAACAAAGTTGCTATAGATTTAATTAGGCTTTACGCAGAGAGGAATAAAACTGAGGGCTATAGTTTCCCTCCTGATGCTCCTTGGCAATCTGAACTTGAAGATGCATTCCAATATGAGCCTACTCATGATCAACTCACTGCAATTAAGGATGTCAAAAATGATATGGAAAAACCCAAACCCATGGATAGACTTGTTTGTGGCGATGTTGGCTATGGAAAAACGGAAGTAGCGATTAGGGCTCTTTTTAAAGCTATTATATCCGGAAAACAAGCAGCATTACTCGCTCCAACAACTATCCTATCTCAACAGCATTGGCGTACGTTATCTGATCGATTTGCTCCTTATCCAATTAAAATTGCGCTTTTAAATCGATTCAAGACTTCAAGAGAAAAGAATGCAATTGTAGAAGAACTGAAAAGCGGAACTATAGATTTAGTTGTAGGTACCCATTTAATACTTTCCAACAAGGTTTGTTTTAAAGATTTAGGTTTATTAGTAGTTGATGAAGAGCAACGGTTTGGTGTAAAGCAAAAGGAGCGTATTAAACAATTTAAAAAAAATATAGATGTTCTTACTCTTACTGCTACACCAATTCCTAGGACTTTGTATATGAGTCTATCGGGAGTTAGAGAAATGAGTCTTATTACTACCCCCCCTCCTCTACGAAGGGCTATTAAAACTCATTTAATTCCCTATGAGGAAGAAGCAATCAGAAGTGCTATATGCCAGGAGATTGATAGAGGAGGTCAAATATTTTATGTCGTCCCACGAATTGAAGGTATAACTGATATTGCTACAAAATTAAGTAATATGATTCCGAAAATAAGAATATTAATAGCACATGGTCAAATGGATGAAGGTGAATTAGAAAGCTCAATGATAGCTTTTAATGACTGGGAAGCAGACTTAATGCTTTGTACTACAATAGTTGAGAGCGGTTTAGACATTCCTAGAGTTAATACAATATTAATTGAGGATGCTCAGCAGTTTGGCCTGTCACAGCTTTATCAATTAAGAGGAAGAGTTGGTCGCAGTGGTGTTCAGGCTCATGCTTGGCTACTTTATCCAAGTAATACGACAATTAATGATAAAGCTAAGCAACGATTACAAGCAATCCAGGAATTTAGCCAATTAGGAAGTGGGTATCAATTGTCTATGCGTGATATGGAAATAAGAGGGGTTGGAAACTTAATAGGCCTACAGCAGAGTGGACAGATGGAAGCAATTGGTTTTGATATGTATATGGAAATGCTACAAGAATGTATTTCAGATCTAGAAGGACATGAAATACCAAAAGTTGATGAAACTCTTATAGATTTACCAATTAACGCATTTATACCAGGTAATTGGATAGTTGATAACCAAGAAAAAATTTCAGCTTATAAGGCAGCAACTGATTGCCATACATCAGGAAAACTTATTGAATTGGGTCTTGCATGGTCAGACAGATATGGTGCCTTGCCTAAACCTGTCTCCTCGTTAATGCAAGTAATGCAAATTAAACTAGTCGGTAAAAGTTTAGGATTTTCCCGTATTCGGCAGATAAAACCAAATATTATTTTAGAAACTAAAATGAAGGAATCTACTTTTAAAGTTCTTAGGAATGGAATCGATAAGAGCTTACACAGTAGGATACTATATAAGAAAGGCAATTCTTCTTCGGAGGTATTACTTAGAGGACTTGCGAATCAACCCATCGAAAAACAGTTGGATATCCTATTTGAATGGCTATCCAAAATGAAGGATGCTACAACAAACCTAGAATTATAA
- a CDS encoding thioredoxin family protein, translating to MKYSVIKFSSEDCGTCHKMSHYDSKVSNELECEFINVVLQETQVYRKYRRILLKQYPNKEGMGWPTYLIVSNPEEEFTIKGEIKGGMQKGDFRSKLKAIISK from the coding sequence ATGAAATACTCAGTCATTAAATTTAGCTCAGAGGATTGCGGCACATGTCATAAAATGAGTCACTATGATTCTAAGGTCTCGAATGAACTTGAATGTGAATTCATAAATGTTGTACTTCAAGAAACTCAAGTATATAGAAAATATCGTAGGATTTTATTAAAACAATATCCGAATAAGGAAGGAATGGGATGGCCAACTTATTTAATAGTGAGTAATCCTGAAGAAGAATTTACTATTAAAGGAGAGATCAAAGGTGGAATGCAAAAGGGAGATTTTAGAAGCAAGCTTAAAGCAATTATTTCAAAGTAA
- a CDS encoding DUF4335 domain-containing protein yields MKQNYRYDQASARLELEGIADASLGLSIDTISILLLWRLKLIGGPELEGKKEHLQCFMNSVLQYSRYRLSGIKKKIGKQGDFVTISPNNSSGHLLVLTSTKEGVSPVEIVIDDAELTDLTRCFDQLRTDSRVLINWDIPKEKGLNASELISSKLLLRFFSAPIVAVISLVISSTSFLLIPELQHQNSQYENVKSGTNYIKK; encoded by the coding sequence ATGAAACAGAATTACAGGTACGATCAGGCTTCAGCAAGGCTTGAACTAGAAGGAATAGCCGATGCTTCCCTAGGTTTAAGTATAGATACGATTTCAATACTTTTACTATGGAGGTTAAAGCTAATTGGTGGCCCTGAATTAGAAGGTAAAAAAGAGCATCTTCAATGCTTTATGAATTCTGTCCTGCAATATTCACGTTATCGCTTATCAGGCATCAAGAAGAAGATAGGCAAGCAAGGAGATTTCGTTACCATTTCACCAAATAATTCTTCAGGTCATTTACTTGTTCTAACAAGTACTAAAGAAGGAGTATCTCCTGTCGAAATAGTCATCGATGATGCGGAACTGACAGATCTAACAAGATGTTTTGATCAACTCAGAACAGATTCAAGAGTACTTATTAATTGGGATATTCCAAAGGAAAAGGGCCTCAATGCTTCCGAGCTTATTTCTAGCAAGCTTCTTCTAAGGTTTTTTTCTGCACCTATTGTGGCTGTAATTTCATTGGTTATATCCTCAACAAGCTTTCTTTTAATACCAGAATTACAACATCAAAACTCACAATACGAGAATGTAAAATCAGGCACAAATTACATTAAGAAATAG
- a CDS encoding DUF3038 domain-containing protein, producing the protein MKVSSFFSSLGIPASKRPISRKGFERLDLLLLAIESIDINGPQLIISAANQLGLDRFFPNKVELWKFRCNNPMRRASKPSIQTQESAEALISLVSFISDYFYPKIRILLSSKEPEKINAQRWLSFKKRFNELIEERMNLGKGAVKKYLNTNDTEFYRDIIISLALSSGPGGINRLRASLLDNT; encoded by the coding sequence ATGAAAGTTAGTAGCTTCTTTAGTAGTTTAGGAATACCTGCATCAAAACGTCCTATATCAAGGAAGGGTTTCGAGAGGCTTGATCTTCTATTATTGGCAATTGAGTCGATTGATATTAATGGTCCTCAGCTAATAATTTCAGCAGCTAATCAACTAGGTCTTGATAGATTTTTTCCTAATAAAGTAGAACTGTGGAAATTCCGCTGTAACAACCCAATGCGAAGGGCATCTAAGCCCTCCATTCAAACTCAGGAATCAGCTGAGGCATTGATTTCATTAGTATCATTTATATCAGATTATTTCTACCCAAAAATTAGAATCCTTCTTTCCTCTAAAGAACCAGAGAAAATTAATGCTCAGAGATGGCTTTCCTTTAAAAAAAGGTTTAATGAATTAATTGAAGAGAGGATGAATCTTGGAAAAGGAGCAGTAAAAAAGTATCTAAATACCAACGATACCGAATTCTACCGAGATATTATAATTTCTCTTGCACTAAGCTCTGGCCCTGGAGGAATTAATAGGCTTAGAGCATCACTTCTAGACAATACATGA
- a CDS encoding DUF2949 domain-containing protein, which translates to MIITSQPSKPPSRKLLIYLKSHYGISDSAIELGLKKSKEENAPLPIILWSYGIISVTDYQNLLDWLDQS; encoded by the coding sequence TTGATTATAACAAGTCAGCCATCCAAACCTCCAAGCAGGAAATTACTAATATACTTAAAAAGTCACTATGGGATAAGCGATAGTGCCATTGAATTAGGTTTAAAGAAGTCAAAGGAAGAGAATGCTCCACTTCCAATAATTCTTTGGTCGTATGGCATCATATCTGTAACAGACTACCAAAATCTATTGGATTGGCTGGATCAGAGTTAA
- a CDS encoding FAD-dependent monooxygenase → MYNSSKIIGAGPTGILMAIALSRLNLDIDLYDLNSLSSINKRSRTYALTHSTKDLLIDLGLWEKLKPKLISFSSLIVQDTVINRKAIFRLSDLRVDNLKDNSIGWIIEHCHLMNVLTTELQNSENIRFKNKEEISPELDGYDLCIAADGQNSLSRRNWNILSMSRLYKQTCITFKVILRGTRTSSAYEIFTKDGPLAILPLGGDHYQIIWSGPAQINSRRLELDRQHFLDLLSTCLPTGIEPDILIDIPQQFKTSLLLSFPVTNNRKILIGEASHSIHPVGGQGLNLCYRDVAYFYKLIQKSKSSPISNTSILTSYNLNRVPDVVLTSLITNALIVIFSNNYKLLYPIKIIIFAILNRYRIIKKVALALMTDGIFKMLPFK, encoded by the coding sequence ATGTATAATTCGTCAAAAATTATAGGAGCAGGGCCAACAGGTATTCTAATGGCAATAGCATTATCTAGATTAAATCTAGATATAGATTTATATGATTTAAATTCGTTATCCTCTATTAATAAAAGATCAAGAACATATGCCTTAACACATTCCACCAAAGACCTTCTAATAGATCTTGGGTTATGGGAAAAGTTAAAACCAAAGTTAATATCATTTAGTAGTCTTATAGTGCAAGATACTGTTATCAATAGGAAGGCTATATTCAGGCTTAGCGATTTAAGAGTAGATAATTTAAAAGACAACTCTATAGGCTGGATTATAGAGCATTGCCATTTAATGAATGTCTTAACTACTGAATTACAAAACTCAGAAAATATCAGGTTCAAGAATAAAGAAGAAATTTCACCAGAGTTAGATGGCTACGATTTGTGTATAGCAGCAGACGGTCAAAATTCATTATCACGCAGAAATTGGAATATCCTAAGTATGTCAAGGCTATACAAGCAGACGTGTATTACATTTAAGGTTATTTTAAGAGGAACTAGAACCAGTTCAGCTTATGAAATATTTACTAAGGATGGACCTCTAGCCATTCTACCTCTAGGAGGAGATCATTATCAAATTATTTGGAGCGGTCCAGCTCAAATAAATTCAAGAAGACTTGAATTAGACAGGCAACATTTCTTGGACTTATTATCGACTTGTCTACCTACAGGAATAGAACCAGACATACTCATTGATATTCCTCAACAGTTTAAAACATCTTTGTTATTATCATTTCCAGTTACTAATAATAGAAAAATACTTATTGGTGAAGCATCTCACTCTATCCATCCAGTAGGAGGGCAGGGACTTAACTTATGCTATCGAGATGTAGCATACTTTTATAAGTTAATCCAAAAATCTAAAAGTTCTCCTATTTCAAATACCAGCATACTAACCTCTTATAATCTGAACAGAGTACCAGATGTTGTTTTAACTTCACTAATTACTAATGCTTTGATAGTAATTTTCTCAAATAACTACAAACTTCTTTATCCAATAAAAATAATTATTTTTGCTATTTTAAATAGATATAGAATAATAAAGAAAGTAGCTCTCGCTTTAATGACAGATGGTATATTTAAAATGCTACCGTTCAAGTAG
- the dapB gene encoding 4-hydroxy-tetrahydrodipicolinate reductase, with the protein MTSSATNQIPVLVSGALGKMGSEVVKTIQQSTKFQLEAAIDTSPSHEDLDVGDVLGIGNLGVTVTSDLEGSLCAVSQKYRDSSVPNAPVLIDFTQPSVVYENTRSAIAYGIHPVIGTTGLTQDQIIDLSDFARKASIGGAIIPNFSVGIVLLQQAAAAASSFYENIELIESHHNQKKDAPSGTCLKTAELIEETGKKFNTSNVKEEELIEGCRGGLRQSGINIHSIRLPGIVARQEVIFGGVGETYVLSHNTVDRAAYMPGVKLVASKVRELTTLVYGLERLL; encoded by the coding sequence ATGACTTCATCTGCTACGAACCAAATACCGGTTCTTGTCTCTGGAGCACTGGGGAAAATGGGTTCCGAGGTTGTTAAAACCATTCAACAATCAACTAAGTTTCAATTAGAGGCAGCCATAGACACTTCTCCCAGTCATGAGGATCTTGATGTTGGAGACGTTCTAGGTATTGGTAATTTAGGTGTGACAGTAACTTCTGACCTTGAGGGAAGCTTATGTGCAGTCAGTCAAAAATATAGAGATAGTTCAGTTCCAAATGCACCAGTGTTAATAGATTTTACTCAGCCATCAGTTGTTTATGAGAATACACGTTCGGCCATAGCTTATGGCATTCATCCAGTAATAGGAACAACTGGCTTAACCCAAGATCAGATAATAGATTTAAGCGATTTTGCAAGAAAGGCCTCTATTGGTGGAGCCATAATTCCAAACTTTTCTGTAGGTATAGTGCTACTTCAACAAGCTGCAGCGGCTGCCAGCTCCTTTTACGAAAATATTGAATTAATAGAATCTCATCATAATCAAAAAAAAGATGCTCCTAGTGGTACTTGTCTAAAAACTGCTGAGCTCATAGAAGAGACTGGAAAAAAATTCAACACCTCAAATGTTAAAGAGGAAGAGTTAATTGAAGGCTGTAGAGGAGGATTGAGGCAGAGTGGCATTAATATTCATTCAATACGATTACCAGGTATTGTCGCCCGACAGGAAGTTATTTTCGGTGGAGTAGGTGAAACATATGTTCTTAGTCACAATACAGTTGATAGAGCAGCCTATATGCCCGGTGTAAAACTTGTAGCCTCTAAAGTAAGAGAACTAACCACCCTAGTTTATGGGCTAGAAAGGCTTTTATAA